The Stigmatopora argus isolate UIUO_Sarg chromosome 1, RoL_Sarg_1.0, whole genome shotgun sequence genome segment atgctctctctttctcatacacacattcacacttgcacacacaaaaatgagatggAAAAGCCAACGGTCAGTGGACAGCGCCCCGAGTTGTCAGAGAAACATTTAGCTAATCAATGCATGGCGCGAATCACTGACTCGCCGACCGTTCCTCTAATTCAGCAGCAACACACATGCATGTAAACATAAGTACATACATTACATCTGCTCCATTTTGCACACGTAGAACCTGAATGTACGAAAGTGCGTGCTTGACGAATTAAGTGCTATGGGATTAAGGTCTAAAAGGGAATCCAATTTGATGAAACACCCTATCCACAAAATCTAATGCTAATTATCCTGCTGTATTCTGATTGGTTCATTAATTTTGCTTGCTGCTTCAAGCACAGATCCTGAGATCACAAACGAATGATGTACCTTAAATTGATAACCAAAGAGAATAACAAAGTTCATTTCATCGGCAAACTAGCAAAGGCTCCTTCGGACTGGAGTCGGCGTCACTTTTTAGTAGCGATCTCAGGGAAGGGGGGGGATTCAGCTTTGTCTCATTCCTCACCCATCTGGTCAACTAATGTGTGCAATTGTGCCACTTCACTAACAGTAGATACTGTACAAAGTTATCACGGGCAGGAGATGAACCACATAACGACAAATTTAAAGAAAACACAATGCTAACAGCTCTAACGGTGCGATACAATCATCTTTAGTATGCATTTAGTATGTTTAGTACCGGAAATAGGATGAAGAGAcaaattcaacaacaaaaaaaacccagcaAGAACATTTTTGGATATTTGCTAATCCTTAACTCAGCACTCTGGATGGGCATATTTGCGTGGAAAGGATTGTTGCTTTAACAACTCTTGAAGCACCGATGTGTGCTGTTCATTCAGTCTTATTAGAGCTGCTCTCTACCGATGAAGATGCCATGCCAAAGTAGATTTAAAACACACCGAGGGACTGACTAAACTTAATTAATTCCTCGCGCTTCATTTTCCAAAAGAGATTCACTCAAATGCCACTTCTTTTCAACATGTGTCAGCCAAAGCAAATATGTCTCCCATTTCTGtgacaatttttaaaaacaaacttttgaATGTTTTCGTCCAGACcctgggacatttttttttaaattaatgaatgttttcgTCCCCAGACTGTGACTCGTGCTATCGAAAGAAGGAAATGTGGGGATCGCCAGATAGGAGAGGTTCATACTAATACTTTTGCCACTTTGCAGTCCAACTAATGAGACGGAAGGCATGGGTCGAAAAAGGCATTCCATGAGACGCCGTCAAAGGCAATCCAGTGCATTTGTGTTGACACAGACggtttaaaatgccccaaaacacaCAAAGCCATTCGTTTAGTCTTCAGGTCATCTGTCACAGAGTAAGACCAAAAGGAAAACCAAACACATTCCAGGGAAACAAAAGCCCTTGTGACAGTGATTGTCTATTCAATAAAATAATCGAAAAAggccaaaagaaaaatattgctCATAAGttgccaaataataataatggaggCAGTAAAATAAGCAGACGATACGCTTCAAATGAACGACCACCGAGAGCTAGAAGCTATTAAGACAAGTTCGAGAAATAATCCTTCAACACTGAACGACACGCAcgtgaataaaaagaaaaggccTAAAACGCCACACTGAACTATATTGCTCAGACCAGTCTAACTCTGAAATCTTTGCACAAACACTGTTCAAGAGATGGGAAAGAAATTGAAATGGCTTGTTCATTTATGTGCTCAGATATATGACGCTCTGATGAGGTGTTGTTGGCAGATATTACTTGTAAAGCCTTCATCTAATGAATAAACAAGGCCTCGGTCATTTCACTACATCCTACAGTAGTTATGCTgacctacaaaaaaacaaaaataaaaacaaaacatcaggCCTACGGACTCTGGGCGAAGATGATGGAGCAGCTGCTAAACGAGTTGACGAGGTATATCAAGATCTATTGTCTCTCTCTGTACAGTACAGTTCAtctcaaataaataattttatagcCATAGTAGTGTTGATCAACTTTGGTCATACAATATTCTTAGAAACATTCTAGCCTAACAAACATTTAGGATGTTTAAAATGTCAGCGCTGGCATTCGGAGCCGACGCCGGCCGGCGTGGCCTTCCTTTGCAAGGAGGCGCGCTAATGTACGGCTTCGGCGGCATCGCCTAATTATCTTCTGATGCCGCCAAAGTTAGGAGCCGTATGTTTTTAGAAGTACACCACGGAATCTTTGTGACCCTTTTCGGATTGTACGGTCGTACACGAGCATTGCACTTTTCAGCTAATTTGATTTTCGTTTCCCTTGTGTGGTTTccttcattaaaataaaatttaaaaaaaaaacagaacaactAAGCCAatgtacaattaaaaataaaagggagGGGGGGGAAACATCTCTAAAGGAAactctttgatcatttttgttTGGGAAGGCCGGGAGCTCCTCTACAAGGTCACCTACGTGATATGAGTTCACGCAACGATATGACGGTGAGACTTGTTCCAGTGCCGTTACGTAACTGATTTAAAGGGTTCGAATGACTTCCGCGTGGCCAGATTGCGGTCGTTTGGTTCTAACGTTTGATCAGCGTGGCCTTGTAGAGCAACGAGCCTCTACGTCGTAAGCACTAATCTGGGATGGAGGAATGGGGTTCTAATTGCATATTAAGTTTGACTGCACCTCAAGAGAAGACCAAACACTCACGCACACGCAGACACagacatacgtacgtacatacatacacagaataGATATGTAGGCGGGTGCTCTCCTGGTCCTCTTGGCCACATTAAAGGGAGACACCCACTGGTGGTAGATGACAGTGACAGCAGCATGACCGAGCTCGGCCGGCGCCGACGTCCCCCCCCCTCACTCGGACAGGCAGCCGTCGACGCCCACCGGTGCGCCGTGGCGATCTTTGACGTAGCCGTTGTGGAGGCCGTTGCTGGGCAGCGAGGCGCAGGTGGCCGTGATGCCGCAGTGCTTGAGCAAGTTGAGGCCCGGTGAGGGGGAAACGCCAGGGGAGGAGCAGGAGCAGGAGGAAGGGTCGAGCTGGGGGAAAGGCTTCATGGTGGAGAGGATCAGAGCCAGACAGTCAGCCACGTCTTTGTTGGGCGCGCACGCCAGGGCTGGGGTGTGGCCTGGGGAATGAGAGGCGGAGAAGAAAGTCAGGAATGAAAACCCAACCTGTACTCTCCGGTGGTGGTTGATTATTTGTAAATacatacaatgtcatttttgctATGAAATGcagattttcattgtttttgtccATTGGTACATAGAAAGGAAAAAAGCGCTGctcttttctgtttttgttgaatgagttaataaacTTTACAGTaaaaaccgtgtgcggtcgattggtcgccggtcttttggtcgcccgttgtcgcggtcggggcgaccaaaagaccggcgacaaaacaaggtaaagcaacacggtctacgcatcaataaaagccaacaatggccatgagcagtttcactgagccgacgtgtgagtgtagaagagtttgtatgtacatgcgttgtccctttaagaagcgacgtcagtcagggtcttaacaagttctccaacaaaaaacaataaaagtccgggaaattttgagcttttctttagcctaataattactagggcattaagtatgactaaatagtaattcgcagtttgtatttagggaatttgagcaacgatttaaatggtaattatcacttaccttccgggcgaccaatcgaccgtataCCGTAAAAACACCCGCAATAGGGGAAACCCAAATTCTCATGTGACACATTGTAACTGTAGAGCCTATGAAGACACTCAGATTACTATTCTGTGTCTAAGCATCTGAACAATATATGGTCCAATCGATGAAGGGCCCAGACGTGCAGATTGAGCAAAACTGCACTTGACATGATTGCGGCGCCAATATGAAAATCCTACGTCGACATGCATACAATGCTCACCTTCCTCATCCACAGCCAAAACAGTGGCTCCCCTGCTCAGCAGTGCCTGCACCACTGTGGCCAGGCCATTACGGGCGGCGAGATGGAGGGGCCTAGAGATTGGTCAATTACAAAATGATTAGCTCATATGTATCCTTTCGAAGAGCTTGAATTAAACTAAGACGTTCGACAGTTTTCACCAGTTCATCCACAACATCAACATCTTATATTCTCACATTTGCAGAGCACTGTTGGTTGCGTTTACAAGAGTGGGACTGTGGATCTCTCCCAGAATCAGCAGAGCGCACATTTCATGGGCCTGACGgtcagaaaaaggaaaaaaaactgagataTCCTGAGAAAACATTTTGGAGGGAACCAAAGAATTAACAAGTGAATGTATGTACCTTGTTGCAGGCTAGGTGCAGGGCAGTGTTCCTATTTTCATCCAGCAGAGTGAGGTCAGCCTTCGCCCGATGAAGGAGGATGGCTAGACACCGACAACCAAAGACAAGTTATGACAATATCGTATTTGAGTATAGGGCCATGTTTTTGGTGCGGAAAAACCTATTACGAaattgcaggtaaaaaaaaatgttatgttttcCCTCCATTCCCCAAAATCAACTATaagaaaagaaattaaaatggagacaTTGTCATTTTACACATGCAAAACTAAACTCTCAATGCTCAAACAACACGATTTCTCGTTTACAATacattctgaagaaaaaaatcacgagTTGTGATCTTGAGTGAACATGACTGAtcagtttatttattattattctgatCTTGTTTGTAAACCTTTCCTCGGCTTGAACAGTCAAGAAGAGTGGCTGACAAATTCAGCGGGGATCAGATAATTATCCCACAAGACTGCATGTTTACCTAGTACATTAAACTATGGCAGACACATTCGGTCTATATTTGACCCTCAAATGACTCACCCACGGTGCCACTATGTCCCTTGTCAGCAGCAACCATGAGAGCAGAACGTCCATTGTTGTCCACCGCATTGATCTCCGTCCCGTGGCGAAGCACTAGCTGAAGACCTGCGACATCCTCGGCAAAAGCAGCAGCATGCAGCGGTGTCCTGCAGTTGCGCACAGCGACGTTTAAAACTGAGGATTATCTATGCAACTGGTACCCTTTCCTCGTATTTCCTAATTAGTGAACGCAAATGACACTAAACTTAAGTAttaaaaaatggtaaaaaaaaaaaaaaaaaaaacattcttgaaCATGTACTGTTATCATTAGGTTtgttaaaaacatatataatagATTCAAACACAGTGTATTTTTGGCATAGTCATGCACCACCTCATGCATAAAAACCTAAGAAAAAACGTAGGGCTTTCGTGGTCTTACCTCCCTTTGGCATCTCTGGTGTTAATCATGTGGACGCCGGCACATTCAAGAAGCCGTTCTGCAGCACCGCTGTGGCCGTTCATCCTGTTTACAATGTTCATTATCGTAAAGTACTCATTTAAACcgatgagctttttttcttatggtCATTAACGTGACAGATTCCAGGTTATTTCTTAAAATACAATTGACAGTTTGGATCTCACGAAATAATGTATCAAAGATTTCTCTATGCCAACTGTGTCTAAAAACATCAGCGCATTACCACAATGACACAAATCCACTAATATAAGAACTCACAGAGCACAGTGCAGGGGAGTGAAAGGGTTTCCCTCttcatgaataaatgttttgaattCAAGTAAAACCTCCAAACAGTCTTCATGCCCTGAAAACAAAGACACCGTGTCACGAAAAGGGAGGAACTACCGTATTTCAATTTCAGTGAAAATTCAGGTAGTTTGAACTCAGTCAGACCTTTGTATGCGGCCCAGTGCAGTGGAGTAAATTTTTTATTGTCCAGCAGTCTGTCTTGTAGTTCCACTGTGGCCGTGACGGCCTGGACCAAATTTCCCAGGATCTCGGCGTGGCCCCTCGATGCGGCGTAGTGCATGGGCGTCCGACCCAAGGAATCTTGACACAGTGCGGAAGCTTTGTGCTCCAGCAGGGCTGACACGCAATCATCATGGCCTAACAATGCCTAAAACAAACAAGCATTGATAATAAGTGTACCAACCATAATCACAAGTGGGTAAAATAAAGTGTCTCCCCAAAATTGGTTCTTTGCCTTGTAGCTATATCCAACCACAATGATAATGACCTACATTTTACTATAATTTTAGTGCAGTCTCATCCATATGTTTTGACTTACCCCTCTGTGCAATGCTGTGCTGCCTCTTTTATCCTTGGCATCTGGAACCGCCCCTTTCGCCAACAGGAATCGGACACAATCGGTGTAACCCCCGAGAACGGCGAGCATCAAAGGTGTCCTGCGCGGCATCACGAGTTAGGAAAACAGAAGTTTTATTGTTTAACAGAGCAGAAGGAAGCGTGAAGCTGTTGTTTAGAATGAGACACAGAAGAACTCACTGGCCAAACTTGTCCGCCACATTGGCAAGGTCACCTTCCTCCCCGCATTCAATCATCTTGTGCAGGCAGTCTGAATATCCGTGGGCAGCTGTagaaaagtaaaacattttactgAGCATTAAATACTACATGATTTGGGGAAAGCTTCTGTCATTAAAATACACATACTGCAGGTTATGAAGTTTTTCCACAAATACGAAATGACAAATGCATCCAGCATTGCGACAATGAAAGAACTACAATTAAATGAATTGCATCAAAGacattgtacagtaatccctcgaatattgcggttaaccctagaatggtaaccctctatttcaggggttacctttcacgcttctgaagttgagggttaccatggttacaggggggaaaaatgggtacccttcattgcaccgtcttgcttaggacccattttcccccggtaaccctctatttcagaagtgtgaaaggtaggtaacccctgaaatagagggctaccattctagggttaatgtAGTCCAGACATGGCCCCGATAaatgaaaaatcgcgaagtagggtcacccctattataactatcttttttaaaattttgtttcttcagtacggagtcctagtagcaagcggaagacaggggactgGCTTCCGCtaacgagtttcagcgtggattttaacatttttatgaactttaaaaaaataagaatattttttccttcattgctgaaggaaaaatgaacttgaaaaaaatattattatttttaaataattaatagcagggaaaaaaatagcacagaagtgaattcgcaataagtgaagtcgcgataatcgagggaagactactatttttttccttttatttaacGCAGGCCTTTGAGATCCAGCAGTGCCAATTAATTTGCCTGGCTCACCGAAATGCAATATAAATATTGATTGCAGAACTGATGCAAATGCAACATACCCGCAACATGAATCGGGGTCCAAATGAGGCGGTTGTCGTTTAGAAGACACGAAGCCCCCTGAGCCAAGAGCACCTCCACACATCTGGCGTAGCCTTTTTGGGCAGCCAGGTAGAGCACGGAGCGGCCAGCGGCATCCTGCATATCCACATAGGCTGCCGTCTCGGTCAGTACCTGCAGCGCCTGCCAGTGACCTCTGTCAGCCTGCACGCAAAGGAGTTGAGAGGAAGGACATTCACGTTGCTTTTATTTTAGCTGACAAGGTCATGAGCCAACGTGGAAGGAATGCTCAAAGATACTCACAGCGAGATGCAAGGGACTGACAGGAATACTGCTCTCTATGTCTCCAAGTGCATTAAAAGACATCTCCAACAGCTACAAAACAGGCTTGTGTAACTCTTGTGTGTtaagcaacatttttaaaaacacttgttttcctacattaaaaaaacggaGGCGATGGGAAAATGTTATCTGTACTACGTTTCACTAGTTTGGTTGGATTTTAATCCCCATTGCGGAATAAACCCCCTGACTTGGAGGCATTGTACCTGGAATATTTGAAAGTCACTTTTTGAAGACTGTCAATTACTTTTGCAAATGGGCCTGACATTTTGGCGGCATTTCAAACAGGACAAATACAACGCAAATGTTGCTTttggacagagaaaaaaaatggacataccAACTCCAGGTTCTGTGTGTTTCCATGATAAGCTGCGTAGTGAACAGCGCTGTAACCTTTAGCGTTGACCATCGAAGGATCGGCACCATTGTCCAGAAGATGCTCTAAGCAGCTGTTGATTAGCAGTAAACACGCATGTAGTCATTATGTGATCAACAAAACACAGATGTTGTGAAACAGCACAAGAAACTCACAAGTAGGACTCCTTCACTTCTTCTTCACCCTGCTGATGATTCCCATAAGAATTACCATCACCCCTGAAAAGACCAAATCAAAGCACATTTGTTCCTGCAGAAAAATAAGTCGAATCTTCCGCATAACTAAAATGTTAATACTTTTGCACATTTGCACAATTTTCCAAAACTGAACACTTTAAAATTAAA includes the following:
- the LOC144083273 gene encoding serine/threonine-protein phosphatase 6 regulatory ankyrin repeat subunit C-like produces the protein MGVLNIADQPPLVQAIFNRNAEEVQQLLHKKEDVNALDQERRTPLHAAACMGDVHIMDLLIESGANVNAKDHVWLTPLHRAAASRNERAVGLLLRRGAEASARDKFWQTALHVAAANRATRCAEALLSQLSNLNMADRTGRTALHHAAQSGFQEMVKLLLNKGANLSAIDKKERQPIHSAAYLGHGEVVKLLVSRGADKSSKDKQGYTALHAAAASGHIDIVKYLLRMGAEIDEPNGFGNTALHMACYMGQEAVAAELVNHGANVNQPNRCGFTPLHLAAVSTNGALCLELLVNNGADVNQQSKEGKSPLHMAAIHGRFTRSQILIQNGGEIDCVDRYGNTPLHVAAKFGHELLISTLMTNGADTARRGIHGMFPLHLAVLYGFSDCCRKLLSSGQLYSIVSSMSKEHVLSAGFDINTPDNFGRTCLHAAAFGGNVECLNLLLSSGTDLNRRDLMGRTPLHYAAANGRYQCTVTLVIAGAEINEPDQTGCTPLHYSAASQAFSRGDGNSYGNHQQGEEEVKESYFCLEHLLDNGADPSMVNAKGYSAVHYAAYHGNTQNLELLLEMSFNALGDIESSIPVSPLHLAADRGHWQALQVLTETAAYVDMQDAAGRSVLYLAAQKGYARCVEVLLAQGASCLLNDNRLIWTPIHVAAAHGYSDCLHKMIECGEEGDLANVADKFGQTPLMLAVLGGYTDCVRFLLAKGAVPDAKDKRGSTALHRGALLGHDDCVSALLEHKASALCQDSLGRTPMHYAASRGHAEILGNLVQAVTATVELQDRLLDNKKFTPLHWAAYKGHEDCLEVLLEFKTFIHEEGNPFTPLHCALMNGHSGAAERLLECAGVHMINTRDAKGRTPLHAAAFAEDVAGLQLVLRHGTEINAVDNNGRSALMVAADKGHSGTVAILLHRAKADLTLLDENRNTALHLACNKAHEMCALLILGEIHSPTLVNATNSALQMPLHLAARNGLATVVQALLSRGATVLAVDEEGHTPALACAPNKDVADCLALILSTMKPFPQLDPSSCSCSSPGVSPSPGLNLLKHCGITATCASLPSNGLHNGYVKDRHGAPVGVDGCLSE